A stretch of Brassica napus cultivar Da-Ae chromosome C6, Da-Ae, whole genome shotgun sequence DNA encodes these proteins:
- the LOC106403343 gene encoding ATP-dependent DNA helicase PIF2-like → MPKPIPDIVNNNVLILDELSYDQQELESVLARDLPKLTDEQRKIFDEITDAVFTQRGGVFFVNGFGGTCKTFLWRLLSAAVRVRREICLNVASSGIASLLLQGGRTAHSRFGIPINPDEFSTCTFIRGTDQADLVKAASLIIWDEAPMMSRHCFESLDRSMLDICRDNENKPFGGKVVVFGGDFRQVFPVIHGAGRAEIVLQLTKNMRLESNNLSPEVAKDLQEFSQWILDIGDGKIGDANDGETLIDIPEEFLILDIDDPIEAISTAVYGDSTFLHEKEPIFFSRESYIMSY, encoded by the coding sequence ATGCCTAAGCCGATACCAGACATTGTTAATAACAATGTATTGATTTTGGACGAGCTCAGTTACGACCAGCAAGAGTTAGAATCTGTCCTTGCCCGTGATCTTCCAAAACTAACGGATGAGCAAAGGAAGATTTTTGACGAGATTACTGATGCTGTTTTCACACAACGAGGtggtgttttttttgtaaatggatTTGGTGGTACATGCAAAACTTTCTTGTGGAGATTGCTTTCTGCTGCAGTACGTGTCAGGCGTGAAATATGTCTGAATGTTGCTTCGAGCGGGATAGCTTCTCTATTGCTTCAGGGAGGGAGGACTGCCCATTCTCGATTTGGAATTCCCATCAATCCTGATGAGTTCTCTACTTGCACATTTATACGAGGAACTGATCAAGCGGATCTTGTGAAAGCAGCCTCACTTATAATTTGGGACGAAGCTCCAATGATGAGCAGACATTGTTTTGAATCATTGGATAGGAGTATGTTGGACATTTGTCGAGATAACGAAAATAAACCTTTCGGTGGAAAAGTTGTCGTTTTTGGTGGAGATTTTAGACAGGTATTTCCTGTCATTCATGGAGCTGGAAGGGCTGAGATTGTTTTGCAGTTAACCAAGAATATGCGGCTTGAGTCAAATAATTTGTCCCCTGAAGTGGCAAAAGATTTGCAGGAGTTCTCACAATGGATACTAGACATAGGAGATGGAAAGATTGGTGACGCAAATGATGGGGAAACACTTATTGACATCCCAGAAGAGTTTTTAATTCTTGATATTGATGACCCAATAGAAGCTATAAGCACTGCAGTCTATGGAGATTCCACTTTTTTACACGAGAAGGAgcctatttttttttcaagagaGAGCTATATTATGTCCTACTAA
- the LOC106404047 gene encoding uncharacterized protein LOC106404047, translating into MAHPRDLKFSPIDQNLVGYYLRNRVDTGKDGFITDIKLYEDEPWLLPHVKNDQFKENMWFYFVVRTRNLGSRPKRTVPGRGSSNGGTWRTSGVKKAITDRNNPKVVIGYKTELAYHKKVKGKPKGDTTGWCMTEYWLASENDAQFQEVVLCHLRDNNKIVVDQSPERKNGDNGIVPEQPQQENSDDNNNMFDNNRLLEQRPLIPPFEADDSRFSVQYMTPSGEGQGLGLQTIMAYSDKATQEQQHPPISLPPQRQDSGRINNALVIMEDECVNQDEIFNLADLEAGITHPQQQHRQMMMDPYDDISFSRLAMPNNLIYFQDSWHQDTSPWNNTITTNPRGLIFNTHGYDIQDQTVTKGVNQDSYY; encoded by the coding sequence ATGGCTCATCCAAGGGACTTAAAGTTCTCTCCGATTGACCAGAATTTGGTGGGGTATTATCTACGCAACAGAGTTGATACAGGAAAAGATGGTTTCATCACAGATATCAAACTTTATGAAGACGAGCCGTGGCTTCTTCCGCACGTCAAGAATGATCAGTTCAAAGAGAACATGTGGTTTTACTTTGTTGTTAGGACACGTAATTTGGGGAGCAGGCCCAAACGCACGGTTCCCGGTAGAGGAAGCAGTAACGGCGGAACTTGGAGGACAAGTGGCGTAAAGAAGGCGATCACTGACCGTAACAACCCGAAGGTTGTGATCGGATACAAAACAGAACTCGCGTACCACAAGAAAGTCAAGGGAAAGCCTAAAGGAGACACCACTGGTTGGTGTATGACGGAGTATTGGCTTGCAAGTGAGAACGATGCTCAGTTCCAAGAAGTAGTCTTGTGTCATCTCCGTGACAATAACAAGATTGTCGTTGACCAGTCCCCAGAgagaaaaaacggagacaatgGCATCGTCCCAGAGCAGCCACAACAAGAGAACAGCGATGACAACAACAATATGTTTGACAACAATAGACTCCTTGAACAACGGCCACTGATTCCTCCTTTTGAAGCTGATGATTCAAGATTTTCAGTTCAATACATGACCCCTTCTGGTGAAGGACAGGGATTGGGACTTCAAACCATTATGGCATATTCTGATAAGGCCACTCAAGAACAACAACATCCACCGATTTCTCTTCCTCCTCAACGTCAAGATTCCGGAAGGATAAACAACGCACTTGTAATCATGGAAGATGAGTGTGTTAACCAAGATGAAATATTCAATCTAGCTGACCTGGAAGCCGGCATCACTCATCCACAACAACAACATCGTCAGATGATGATGGATCCTTATGATGATATATCTTTCTCAAGATTGGCAATGCCGAACAACCTGATTTACTTTCAAGATTCATGGCATCAAGATACCTCTCCATGGAACAACACCATAACCACCAATCCTCGTGGACTCATATTCAATACTCATGGATATGACATCCAAGATCAAACTGTCACCAAGGGAGTCAATCAAGATTCATATTATTAG